In one Choloepus didactylus isolate mChoDid1 chromosome 1, mChoDid1.pri, whole genome shotgun sequence genomic region, the following are encoded:
- the MUSTN1 gene encoding musculoskeletal embryonic nuclear protein 1: protein MSEAGAQEAPIKKKRPPVKEEDLKGARGNLTKNQAIKSKTYQVMRECEQAGEAAPSVFSRSRTGTETVFEKPKAGPAKSIFG from the exons ATGTCCGAG GCTGGTGCTCAGGAAGCCCCCATCAAGAAGAAGCGCCCCCCTGTGAAGGAGGAGGACCTGAAGGGGGCCCGAGGGAATCTGACCAAGAACCAGGCCATCAAGTCCAAGACCTACCAGGTCATGCGGGAGTGTG AGCAAGCTGGTGAGGCCGCCCCGTCGGTGTTCAGCCGCTCCCGGACAGGCACTGAGACCGTTTTTGAGAAGCCCAAAGCTGGACCTGCCAAGAGCATCTTTGGCTGA
- the LOC119505426 gene encoding LOW QUALITY PROTEIN: inter-alpha-trypsin inhibitor heavy chain H4-like (The sequence of the model RefSeq protein was modified relative to this genomic sequence to represent the inferred CDS: inserted 1 base in 1 codon), whose protein sequence is MKTRAPARTSGIMLILLPLLAVLQPTTAQKNGIDIYSLTVDSRVSARFAHTVITSRVVNRADSMQEATFQMELPKKAFITNFSMVIDGVTYPGNIKEKAAAQEQYHAAVARGERAGLMPSSPRATGRKMEQFQVSVSVAPAAKVTFELVYEELLQRHLGAYELLLKIRPQQLVQHLQVDIHIFEPQGISFLETESTFLTNQLVDALTSSQNKTKAHIRFKPSLSQQQKSSEQQDTVLDGSFIIRYDVNRTLSGGSIHIENGYFVHYFAPEGLPTMPKNVIFVIDTSGSMSGKKIQQTREALMKILDDLNPKDQFNLIIFSSEATQWKPSLLPASAENVNEAKNYAASIQAQGGTNINQAVLNAVKLLEESNRVELLPSGSVALIILLTDGDPTVGETNPSRIQENVREAIGGQFSLFCLGFGFDVNYAFLEKLGLENGGLARRIYEDSDSALQLQDFYQEVANPLMTAVAFEYPSSAVETVXQDKFRLLFKGSEMVVAGKLRDQGPDVLLAKVSGRVNKQNFTFQTESRVAEEEEEFRSPKYVFHNFIERLWAYLTIQQQLEQMVSAPDAEQQALKNQTLSLSLKYNFVTPLTSMVVTKPEGQNQSQVAEKPVEGGSRHKDIQSGVGRTVFRSHHVVDSGARIIGGGAAEALLTGRGGVSGQAGFRRN, encoded by the exons ATGAAGACCCGGGCCCCTGCCCGCACCTCAGGCATTATGCTCATCCTGCTCCCGCTGCTGGCTGTCCTCCAGCCCACCACTGCCCAAAAG AATGGCATCGACATCTACAGCCTCACTGTGGACTCCAGGGTCTCAGCCCGATTTGCCCACACGGTCATCACCAGCCGGGTGGTCAACAGGGCCGACTCGATGCAAGAGGCCACCTTCCAGATGGAGCTCCCCAAGAAAGCCTTCATCACCAACTTCTCCAT GGTCATCGACGGCGTGACCTACCCCGGGAACATCAAGGAGAAGGCTGCAGCCCAGGAGCAGTACCATGCAGCCGTGGCCAGGGGAGAGA GAGCAGGCCTGatgccctcctcccccagggccacTGGGAGAAAGATGGAGCAGTTCCAGGTGTCAGTCAGCGTGGCCCCTGCTGCCAAGGTCACCTTCGAGCTGGTGTACGAGGAGCTGCTCCAACGGCATCTGGGGGCATATGAGCTGCTGCTGAAAATCCGGCCTCAGCAGCTGGTCCAGCACCTGCAG GTGGACATTCACATCTTCGAGCCTCAGGGCATCAGCTTCCTGGAGACAGAGAGCACCTTCTTGACCAACCAGCTGGTGGACGCCCTCACCAGCTCACAGAACAAGACTAAG GCTCACATCCGGTTCAAGCCGTCACTATCCCAGCAGCAGAAGTCTTCAGAGCAGCAGGACACGGTCCTGGATGGCAGCTTCATCATCCGCTATGATGTGAACCGAACCCTCTCCGGGGgctccattcat ATCGAAAACGGCTACTTTGTGCACTACTTTGCCCCTGAGGGCCTGCCCACAATGCCCAAGAATGTGATCTTCGTCATTGACACTAGCGGCTCCATGAGTGGCAAGAAAATCCAGCAG ACCCGAGAAGCCTTAATGAAGATCCTGGATGACCTCAACCCCAAAGACCAGTTCAACCTCATCATCTTCAGCAGTGAAGCGACCCAGTGGAAGCCCTCGCTGCTGCCAGCCTCGGCCGAGAACGTGAATGAGGCCAAGAACTACGCTGCCAGCATCCAGGCCCAGGGCG GGACCAACATCAACCAGGCCGTGCTGAATGCTGTGAAGCTGCTGGAGGAGAGCAACCGGGTAGAGCTGCTGCCCAGTGGGAGCGTTGCGCTCAtcatcctcctcactgatggggACCCCACTGTGG GTGAGACCAACCCCTCAAGGATCCAAGAGAATGTGCGGGAAGCCATAGGCGGCCAGTTCAGCCTCTTCTGTCTGGGCTTTGGCTTTGATGTCAACTATGCCTTCCTGGAGAAGCTGGGGCTGGAGAATGGCGGCCTGGCTCGGCGCATCTACGAGGACTCAGACTCCGCCCTGCAGCTCCAG GACTTCTACCAGGAGGTGGCCAACCCACTGATGACGGCAGTGGCCTTTGAATATCCCAGCAGTGCCGTGGAGACAG ATCAGGACAAATTCCGGCTCCTCTTCAAGGGCTCAGAGATGGTGGTGGCCGGGAAGCTCCGGGACCAGGGCCCTGATGTGCTCTTGGCCAAAGTCAGCGGGCGAGTG AATAAGCAGAATTTCACCTTCCAAACGGAGTCCAGAGtggcggaggaggaggaggagttccGGAGCCCCAAGTACGTCTTCCACAACTTCATTGAGCGACTCTGGGCATACCTGACCATCCAGCAACAGCTGGAGCAAAT GGTTTCCGCGCCCGACGCCGAGCAGCAGGCCCTCAAGAACCAAACTCTGAGCTTGTCGCTCAAATACAACTTCGTCACCCCTCTCACATCTATGGTGGTCACCAAACCTGAAGGCCAAAACCAGTCTCAAGTTGCTGAGAAGCCCGTGGAAGGTG GAAGCAGACATAAAGACATCCAATCAGGAGTTG GTCGCACTGTCTTCAGAAGTCACCACGTGGTAGACTCAGGGGCCAGAATAATAG GAGGCGGCGCTGCGGAAGCTCTCCTCACGGGAAGAGGAGGAGTGAGCGGACAAG CCGGATTTAGAAGAAATTAA